The sequence GACCGCACGGACGCCAGGTGAGACGCACCACGTACGAAGCAGCACGTCCTCGACGGGACCGAGGAGGAACCGACGTGATGGACCAGCGAACCGTGCTCGACCAGCCGACCGGAACAGGGCGGGGTGGTCAGGCATGAGCTCACTCCTGCTGCTGACCAACGCCTTGCAGCCGTCCACCGAGGTGCTTCCCGCTCTCGGCCTGCTGCTGCACAACGTCCGGGTGGCGCCCGCCGAGGGCCCGGCCCTCGTGGACACCCCCGGCGCCGACGTCATCCTCGTGGACGGCCGCCGCGACCTGCCGCAGGTGCGGTCGCTGTGCCAGCTGCTGCGCTCCACCGGGCCGGGCTGCCCGCTGATCCTCGTCGTCACCGAGGGCGGTCTCGCGGCCGTCACCGCCGACTGGGGCATCGACGACGTACTCCTCGACACCGCCGGCCCCGCCGAGGTCGAGGCGCGGCTGCGGCTGGCCACCGGCCGTCAGCAGCTCGGCTCCGACGACTCCCCGATGGAGATCCGCAACGGCGACCTCTCGGTGGACGAGGCCACGTACTCCGCCAAGCTCAAGGGGCGGGTGCTGGACCTCACCTTCAAGGAGTTCGAGCTGCTCAAGTACCTCGCGCAGCACCCCGGCCGGGTCTTCACCCGCGCCCAGCTGCTCCAGGAGGTCTGGGGCTACGACTACTTCGGCGGCACCCGGACGGTGGACGTCCACGTACGGCGGCTGCGGGCGAAGCTCGGCCCGGAGCACGAGTCGCTGATCGGTACGGTCCGTAACGTCGGCTACCGCTTCGTCACGCCGGAGAAGGTCGAGCGGGCGGCGGCCGAGGCGGCCGCCCAGGCGGCGGCGAAGGCGGCCGCCCAGGCGTCCGCGCAGACCGGCGCGCAGAACGGCGCGGCCGTCACCCGGTCGGCGGAAGACCCTGTGAGGATCCACTCCGCAGGACGCCCTGCCCAGAGGTAGGTCACCCCGCGTAGACTGCCGCGCGTGGCCAAGGTGACGCGGGATGACGTGGCGCGACTTGCGGGTACCTCTACCGCCGTCGTGAGCTACGTCATTAACAACGGACCCCGGCCGGTTGCCCCGGCCACGCGCGAGCGTGTCCTCGCCGCGATCAAGGAACTGGGCTACCGCCCTGACCGGGTCGCCCAGGCGATGGCGTCGCGGCGCACCGACCTCATAGGCATGATCGTCCCCGACGCCCGCCAGCCGTTCTTCGCGGAGATGGCGCACGCGGTCGAACAGGCCGCCGCCGAGCGCGGAAAGATGGTGCTGGTCGGGAACTCCGACTACCGCGACGAGCGCGAGGTCCACTACCTGCG comes from Streptomyces sp. NBC_01408 and encodes:
- a CDS encoding response regulator transcription factor — its product is MSSLLLLTNALQPSTEVLPALGLLLHNVRVAPAEGPALVDTPGADVILVDGRRDLPQVRSLCQLLRSTGPGCPLILVVTEGGLAAVTADWGIDDVLLDTAGPAEVEARLRLATGRQQLGSDDSPMEIRNGDLSVDEATYSAKLKGRVLDLTFKEFELLKYLAQHPGRVFTRAQLLQEVWGYDYFGGTRTVDVHVRRLRAKLGPEHESLIGTVRNVGYRFVTPEKVERAAAEAAAQAAAKAAAQASAQTGAQNGAAVTRSAEDPVRIHSAGRPAQR